The following proteins are encoded in a genomic region of Thunnus maccoyii chromosome 8, fThuMac1.1, whole genome shotgun sequence:
- the fibpa gene encoding fibroblast growth factor (acidic) intracellular binding protein a isoform X1, protein MQMAVELDVFVGNTTIMDEEVYQLWLDGYTVNDAVKVRMEGGVLEEFEASADVLLSDTMDQYRTFQMCERLLHSPSKLANQLLFQIPPHRQAMLIERYYAFDDAFVREVLGKKLSKGTKKDLDDIGAKTNVTLKSCRRQFDNFKRVFKVVEELKGPLVENIRQHFLLSDKLARDYAAIVFFANNRFETGKRKLQYLTFQDFAFCAGLLINNWTVGAVDNMVEDMDVDLDKEFLQELKELKILITDKDLLDQHKSLVCTALRGKTKTFNEMEANFKNLSRGLVNIAAKLTNTKDVRDFFIDLVEKFIEPCRSDRWTAADMKLYLTHYTNSAHILDTFKHQVVWDRYMGVIKSCIFKMYHD, encoded by the exons TGAACGATGCAGTGAAGGTACGGATGGAAGGAGGAGTGCTGGAGGAGTTTGAGGCAAGTGCAGATGTTCTGCTGAGTGACACCATGGACCAGTACAGGACTTTCCAGATGTGTGAGCGTCTGCTGCACAGTCCATCCAAACTAGCCAACCAACTGCTGTTCCAGATCCCACCTCATCGACAAGCCATGCTCATAGAGAG ATACTACGCCTTTGATGATGCATTTGTCCGTGAGGTCCTGGGAAAGAAACTCTCAAAAGGAACCAAAAAAGACTTGGACGATATCGGTGCCAAGACAAATGTTACACTGAAAAGCTGCAGACGACAG TTTGACAACTTCAAGCGTGTTTTCAAAGTCGTGGAAGAGCTTAAGGGACCCCTGGTGGAGAACATACGTCAGCATTTTCTTCTTTCCGACAAGCTTGCAAG GGATTATGCTGCCATTGTTTTCTTTGCCAACAATCGCTTTGAGACGGGAAAGAGAAAGTTGCAGTATCTCACTTTCCAGGACTTTGCTTTCTGTGCTGGGCTGCTTATCAACAACTGGACAGTTGGGGCAGTCG ACAACATGGTGGAAGACATGGACGTGGATCTTGATAAAGAGTTTTTACAAGAGCTGAAAGAGCTGAAGATTTTAATCACTGACAAAGATCTGTTGGATCAACACAAAag TCTGGTCTGTACAGCCCTCAGGGGAAAAACTAAAACTTTTAATGAGATGGAGGCTAATTTCAAG AATCTTTCCAGAGGCCTTGTCAACATTGCGGCAAagttaacaaacacaaaagatgTCAGAGATTTCTTCATTGATCTTGTCGAGAAG tTTATTGAGCCGTGCCGTTCAGACAGATGGACAGCTGCGGACATGAAACTCTACCTCACTCACTACACCAACTCTGCACACATACTGGACACATTCAA ACATCAGGTTGTGTGGGACCGATACATGGGCGTCATCAAAAGCTGTATCTTCAAAATGTATCATGACTAA
- the fibpa gene encoding fibroblast growth factor (acidic) intracellular binding protein a isoform X2, with product MAVELDVFVGNTTIMDEEVYQLWLDGYTVNDAVKVRMEGGVLEEFEASADVLLSDTMDQYRTFQMCERLLHSPSKLANQLLFQIPPHRQAMLIERYYAFDDAFVREVLGKKLSKGTKKDLDDIGAKTNVTLKSCRRQFDNFKRVFKVVEELKGPLVENIRQHFLLSDKLARDYAAIVFFANNRFETGKRKLQYLTFQDFAFCAGLLINNWTVGAVDNMVEDMDVDLDKEFLQELKELKILITDKDLLDQHKSLVCTALRGKTKTFNEMEANFKNLSRGLVNIAAKLTNTKDVRDFFIDLVEKFIEPCRSDRWTAADMKLYLTHYTNSAHILDTFKHQVVWDRYMGVIKSCIFKMYHD from the exons TGAACGATGCAGTGAAGGTACGGATGGAAGGAGGAGTGCTGGAGGAGTTTGAGGCAAGTGCAGATGTTCTGCTGAGTGACACCATGGACCAGTACAGGACTTTCCAGATGTGTGAGCGTCTGCTGCACAGTCCATCCAAACTAGCCAACCAACTGCTGTTCCAGATCCCACCTCATCGACAAGCCATGCTCATAGAGAG ATACTACGCCTTTGATGATGCATTTGTCCGTGAGGTCCTGGGAAAGAAACTCTCAAAAGGAACCAAAAAAGACTTGGACGATATCGGTGCCAAGACAAATGTTACACTGAAAAGCTGCAGACGACAG TTTGACAACTTCAAGCGTGTTTTCAAAGTCGTGGAAGAGCTTAAGGGACCCCTGGTGGAGAACATACGTCAGCATTTTCTTCTTTCCGACAAGCTTGCAAG GGATTATGCTGCCATTGTTTTCTTTGCCAACAATCGCTTTGAGACGGGAAAGAGAAAGTTGCAGTATCTCACTTTCCAGGACTTTGCTTTCTGTGCTGGGCTGCTTATCAACAACTGGACAGTTGGGGCAGTCG ACAACATGGTGGAAGACATGGACGTGGATCTTGATAAAGAGTTTTTACAAGAGCTGAAAGAGCTGAAGATTTTAATCACTGACAAAGATCTGTTGGATCAACACAAAag TCTGGTCTGTACAGCCCTCAGGGGAAAAACTAAAACTTTTAATGAGATGGAGGCTAATTTCAAG AATCTTTCCAGAGGCCTTGTCAACATTGCGGCAAagttaacaaacacaaaagatgTCAGAGATTTCTTCATTGATCTTGTCGAGAAG tTTATTGAGCCGTGCCGTTCAGACAGATGGACAGCTGCGGACATGAAACTCTACCTCACTCACTACACCAACTCTGCACACATACTGGACACATTCAA ACATCAGGTTGTGTGGGACCGATACATGGGCGTCATCAAAAGCTGTATCTTCAAAATGTATCATGACTAA